A genomic segment from Thamnophis elegans isolate rThaEle1 chromosome 3, rThaEle1.pri, whole genome shotgun sequence encodes:
- the C1S gene encoding complement C1s subcomponent, producing the protein MVLLQIWSFISFLFLSYTEAISMHGEILSPNYPQAYPNEALESWKIEVPPGYGIHLYFTHLDIEPSQNCEYDFVKVLSGEQVEGQFCGRKTRRARGSPILEELHVPYNSLTILFQSDFSNEERYTGFAAYYTAIDVNECTDFVEEACSHYCNNYIGGYYCSCPPEYFLHEDKKTCGVNCSGNVFTELSGEITSPNYPRPYAENSHCDYHVILEPGYQVILSIGNNDFEVEPSDSEGTCPDALRVSAGDQNFGPYCGSTFPGPPKINTKSNTVDIFFKTDEVVQMKGWKIRYFGDPMPCPQTVISRSVQHPLRDSYVFKDSVKVTCIEGHEIVMPRGSTRSFYSSCQSNGKWSYSDYSCVPVDCGVPDPIKHGDIVYLSGSEETQYQTTIRYECHKPYYTIKGKETYQCSSDGIWVDEEGRSGLPVCEPVCGIPKKSIEEIGRIYGGTLAKEGNFPWQIYFDEPRGGGALISEQWILTAAHVLDGVPYPVLYAGLFNVSQRAKSATEPLKIVDTFIHPKWAQSGSGTRTNFNHDIALLRLKEPLTMGPTISPICLPGISSEYDPQVGTLGYISGWGKTDAVRTTPRLSVRLRAAWIPVVNMDTCRNVKRDIGYVFTENMICAGDGRQDSCQGDSGGAYAIKDPQNDTRYYVAGLVSWGPECGTYGLYTKVTNYVDWIRKVMKEYREPEE; encoded by the exons ATGGTGCTCTTACAGATATG GAgcttcatttccttcctcttcctgtcctACACCGAGGCAATATCCATGCATGGAGAAATTCTGTCTCCAAATTATCCTCAAGCATATCCCAATGAGGCTCTGGAATCCTGGAAAATAGAGGTTCCTCCTGGTTATGGCATTCATCTCTACTTCACCCACCTGGATATCGAGCCATCTCAAAACTGTGAATATGACTTTGTGAAG GTCCTGTCTGGTGAACAGGTGGAGGGTCAGTTCTGTGGACGAAAAACGAGGCGCGCACGGGGTTCTCCTATCCTGGAAGAACTCCATGTGCCCTACAATAGTTTGACTATCCTATTTCAGTCTGACTTTTCCAATGAAGAAAGATATACTGGATTTGCTGCCTATTACACTGCAATTG ATGTGAATGAGTGCACAGATTTTGTGGAAGAGGCCTGTAGCCATTATTGCAATAACTATATTGGTGGCTACTATTGCTCTTGTCCTCCTGAATATTTCTTGCATGAAGATAAGAAGACATGTGGAG TGAACTGCAGTGGGAATGTATTTACCGAGCTGTCTGGGGAAATTACCAGCCCCAACTATCCCAGGCCATATGCTGAGAACTCCCACTGTGATTACCATGTCATCCTGGAACCAGGATACCAGGTGATCCTGAGCATTGGGAACAACGACTTTGAAGTTGAGCCAAGTGACTCAGAAGGAACTTGCCCAGATGCCTTGAGA GTTTCGGCAGGGGATCAGAATTTTGGTCCTTATTGTGGCAGTACATTTCCTGGGCCTCCTAAAATCAACACCAAGAGCAACACTGTGGACATTTTCTTCAAAACAGATGAAGTTGTACAAATGAAAGGCTGGAAAATCCGCTATTTTGGGGACC CAATGCCCTGTCCACAGACTGTTATTTCAAGATCTGTTCAGCATCCCCTAAGAGACTCTTATGTCTTTAAGGATTCTGTGAAGGTGACTTGCATAGAAGGCCATGAGATTGTAATG CCACGAGGCAGTACAAGATCCTTCTACTCTAGCTGTCAAAGCAATGGCAAATGGAGCTACTCAGATTACAGCTGTGTTC CTGTAGACTGTGGTGTGCCTGATCCCATTAAACATGGAGATATCGTTTACCTGTCAGGATCGGAGGAGACACAGTATCAAACCACTATCCGTTACGAATGCCACAAACCTTATTATACCATAAAGGGCAAAG AAACATATCAATGTTCATCCGATGGAATATGGGTTGATGAAGAAGGGAGATCAGGGCTTCCAGTCTGTGAGCCAG TTTGTGGAATTCCCAAAAAAAGTATTGAAGAAATAGGGAGGATTTATGGAGGCACGCTTGCTAAAGAAGGAAATTTCCCTTGGCAAATCTACTTTGATGAGCCACGAGGTGGTGGAGCCCTCATTTCAGAACAATGGATACTTACTGCAGCTCATGTGCTAGATGGTGTTCCGTACCCAGTTCTCTATGCTGGGTTGTTCAATGTGAGTCAAAGGGCCAAGAGTGCTACTGAGCCACTGAAAATAGTGGATACATTCATTCATCCTAAATGGGCCCAAAGTGGATCAGGGACCAGGACAAACTTTAATCATGACATTGCTCTCTTAAGATTGAAAGAACCTTTGACAATGGGCCCCACTATTTCTCCAATTTGCCTTCCTGGCATATCCTCAGAATATGATCCACAGGTAGGGACATTGGGCTACATATCTGGCTGGGGCAAGACTGATGCGGTTCGAACAACTCCTAGATTATCAgtgagactcagggcagcttggATCCCTGTGGTGAACATGGATACATGCAGAAATGTGAAACGAGACATAGGTTATGTCTTCACAGAAAATATGATTTGTGCTGGGGATGGCCGGCAGGACAGCTGTCAGGGAGACAGTGGTGGGGCATATGCTATCAAAGACCCCCAAAATGACACACGCTATTATGTTGCTGGACTGGTTTCATGGGGGCCAGAATGTGGCACTTATGGTCTTTACACTAAAGTGACAAATTACGTGGATTGGATCAGAAAGGTTATGAAGGAGTATAGAGAACCTGAAGAGTAG